The Deinococcus aquaticus genomic interval TCACGCGCGGCCTGCCGCTCACGCCGCCCGGTGATTCTGCCGTCCGTGAGCAGGTCGAGGCGGACCTGTCCGCACGGGGTCTGGACGCCCTGCTGGTCGACATCCAGGCCCTGAATCCGGCCGAGGCGGCCCGCATGGAACGCAATCCGCGCCGGGTGGTGCGCGCGCTGGAAATTCACCGCCTGACCGGCCGCTTCCCCGGCGAGTTTGGGCGGCGTGCCCCCCGCTTCCAGTACGAGGTGACGGCCTTCACGCGCCCGCCCGCCGAACTGGAAGCGCGGATGCACGCGCGCGTGCAGGGCATGTTCGCGCAGGGCTGGGCGCAGGAGGCCGCGTGGCTGGCCGCGCAGATCAGCCCCGAGGGCACGCCGCGCCCGACCGTGTGGCAGGCCCTCGGGTACCGCGAGGCCCTGGCCGTCGCGCGCGGCCACCTGAGCGTGGAGGCGGCCGCCGCGCAGGTGGCCCTGGCGACCCGGCAGTACGCGAAGCGGCAGTTGACGTTCACGCGCACGCAACTGAACGCCCCGGCATTAAGCCCGGATGAAGCGGCGCGGCACCTCAGGTACCGGCTGGCCCACTAGGGTAGGCCCTGCCGGTCAGGCCGGTTCGGGCGGCCACCTCGGTCACGGCTCACGCTTGAACAGACGGTAAGCGCGCCCCTGCCAGCTTTGGCGGTACAGTAACGGCACAGCACACGGTTCCAGCGCGTTCCAGTTGTCCGGCACGTCGCCTTTGTGACGTGCCCGACCTGTTCACCTGTTTGGCCACCGGTTCTCTGGAGGGGGTATCGCATGAAACCACGTGTTCTCGGCATGATTCTCGCGGGCGGGCAGGGTTCCCGACTCGCTCCGCTGACTCAGAAGCGCAGCAAACCCGCCGTTCCCTTCGGCAGCAAGTACCGCATCATCGATTTCGCCATCAACAACTTCATCAACTCCGGCGTGTTCTCCGTGTACGTCCTCACGCAGTACAAGGCGCAGAGCCTCACCGAGCACATCCAGCGCGGCTGGCGTTTCGGGACGTTCCTCAGCGACTACTTCATCACCCTGGTGCCCGCGCAGATGTACCGCATCGAGGAACTCGGGCCCGTCTGGTACCGCGGTACCGCCGACGCCGTGTACCAGAACATGCACCTGATCGACAACTACGACGCCGATTACGTCGCGATCTTCAGTGGCGACCACATCTACAAGATGAACGTCGAGCACATGCTCCAGCGGCACATCGAAACCCGCGCGGACGTCACCATCGCCGCGTACCCCATGCCGCAGGATCAGGCCCATCAGTTCGGCGTGATGCACATCGACCCGAACTGGCGCGTCACGGACTTCCTGGAGAAACCCAAGGACCCGCCCAGCATCCCCGGCCAGCCCGGCACCAGCCTCACCAGCATGGGAAACTACATCTTCTCGCGCCGCGCGCTGGAAGAACTGCTCGAAACCAACATGGGCGGCGGCGAGAGCGGCTTCGACTTCGGCGGTGACGTCATCCCGCGCGCCCTGAACGACGGGTACAACGTCATGGCGTACGACTTCCACCGCAACCCCATCCCCGGTCAGGCCGGCCCGAACACCTACTGGCGCGACGTGGGCACCCTGGACGCCTACTACGAGGCGAACATGGACCTCGTGAGCATCAACCCGGAGTTCGACATCTACAACCCGGAATGGACCCTGCGCACCAGCAGCGAATTCTCCCCGCCCGCCAAGTTCGTGCATGAAAGCGACGGCCGCAAGGGGCAGGCCTTCAACACCATCATGGCCGGGGGCGCGATCATCAGCGGCGGCACCGTCCGGGACTCCATCCTGGCGCGCAACGTCCGCACGCACTCGTACTCCCTGGTTGAAAGCAGCGTGCTGTTCGAGGACGTCGAGGTCGGACGCCACGCGCACCTGCGCCGCTGCATCGTCGACAAGAACGTCACCATTCCGCCCGGCACGAAAATCGGCCTGGACGTCGACGAGGACCGCGCGCGCGGCTTCATCGTCACGGACAACGGCGTGGTCGTGGTCCCCAAGGGCTACACCTTCTGACACGGGCTCCGGTTGAATGGTTCGCTCAACCATTTCAACCCGGGCGTTTCCTCTGAACCCACCGCAGCACCGGGCGGCCCCTGCCACGCGCAGGCGGCCGCCCGATTCCGGTAGGCCCCCGCCGGGGTGTCCGGGTTCCGGCAGCATGCTCTAGACTTCGCGGCGTGAACCTCCGCCCCGCCACTGCGCTGTCCGTCCTGCTGGCCGCATCCGCGTCCGCCCTGACCCTGGGCTCCCCGCAGGGCCTGACCCTGAGCGGTCCGGTCACCGTGACCGGCGCGCGCCTGCTGCCGGGCGGCGTGGCCGTCTGCCTGGGGGCCCGCCTGGGGGTCCTGAGTGCTGCCGGTGCCCTGCAGCGCAGCATCCCGACCGGCGTGGACTGCGCGGGCCTGAGCGTCAGTCCCGACGGGACACTGGCCCTCACGACCACACTGGCAGGCGGCCAGGGGGCCGGCACTGTCAGTGTCTGGCGACTCGCGGACGGGCAGCGCACCGCGCAGGTCAGCGTCACGAACCTGACCGGCGCGGGCTTCAGCGGCGCCCGCAGCCTCCTGATCGGCAGCGCGGGCGGCACCGAGTCCCTCGACCTCAGCGGCGGCGCCCGCAGTTCCCTGAACGCCCAGGGCGTCACGTACCTGAGCACCTCGCCGGACGGCACGTACGCCGTCGTGGGCACGGGCCGCCGCGTGCAACTGATCGACGCGCGCACCGCCGCTCCCGTCTCCGGGCACATCTGCGACGACTCCTGCCCAGTCGGTGCGGTAGGGTTCAGCGCCGACGGCCGCAGCGCCGCCGTGCAGGCCGGCCGGCAACTGGTCGCCCTGCGCAGCAACTACCCCAGCACGATCGTCGCCCGGGACGCCGGGCAGGTCGCGGGTCTGCCCCTGCGGGACGGCACCGTCCTGACGCTCGAAGGAGTGCCCGGTGCGGGCGAACTGCAACGCCGCGACCTGCTCACGGGCCGCCGCGAGAAGACCCTGACCGTGCCCGGCGGCACCGTCCAGCCCACGCAGGTCACCGCCGACAACCAGATTCTCAGCCTGACGTCGGGCGGCCTGAGCCTCGGCACGGCCGAGCAGCCCGCCGCGCGCCGCATCGACCTGCCGGCCCGCGCCACAGGCGGCGGTACCGATCCCGTCACTGGCCGCCCGGCCGCCCTGCTGGGCGGCACCCTCAGCGTGGGCGGACAGGTCGCCGCGCGGCAGGTGTGGACCGTGCAGACCATGAACCGGGCCACGTGGCTCCTCGCAGCTGACGGCAACGGTGGCCTGAACCTCGCCCAGCTCGACGCGGGGAAGGTCCGCACCGTCGCCCCGGCAGGCAACGCCACGCACCTGAGCGTGAACCACTGGGGGAACGCGGCCGCCACCTGGAACGACGACCGCCTCAGCGTCGTCTCGCAGAAGACCGGGAAGGTCACGGCCACCCTCAACGTCCCCGGCCAGCTCGGCGCGGCCCGCATCACCCTGTCGCCCGACAGCGCCCGCGCGTTCATCCTCCCGGCGCAGGGAGAGGGGTTCGTGGCGCTGCTCGCCAATGGCAAACGCTTCGGATTGCCTACTGCCCCCGGCCGCCGCGCCGCCGACGTGCAGATCAGCGGCAAGGGCGTCCTGGCCTTCACCGCCCCCGACGGCACCACTGACCTGTACCAGCCGGGCAACCGCGTCCCGTACGCCACCCTCAGCGCAGCCCCGCCCGCCCAGACCCTCAGCCTCGCCCGTTTCAGCCCCGACAGCGCCCTGCTCGCCGTACCCGCCCGCGACGAACGCGGCTGGCGCGTGGACCTCGTGAACGCCACCACTGGCCGCGTGGACGCCCGCACGCCCGCCCTGGCCGACCCGCCCAGCTTCATCACCTGGGCTGCCGACAGCCGCGCCTTCACGCTCGGCGCAGGCCGCCTCGACCGCCTGGAGAGCGTCACGGTGTTCCCCCTGAACGACTGACACGGACTCCGTTGGAATGGCCGGCAAAGCCGTTCCATCCGGGCGGCGCGGGCAGGAGCGGGTCGGGGTTGAAAGTGAAGCCCACGGGATTGATCTCGCGTGGGCTTCACTGAAAAGCGGTCTCGTTGTCCTACGGCCGCTTTACACGATGGCAGGTTCGACGTACTCGCCGTACACGGTTTTCAGGATGTCCATCTGTTCGCCCAGCGTGACGTACGCGTGCGCGCATTCCAGGAAGGCGGGCATAGAGTTCGCACCCGTGATGGCGGTGTCGTGCAGGGCGTCCAGCGCAGCTTTCACGCGCGCGGGGTCGCGTTCGCGCCGCACCTGCGCCAGCCTGGCTTCCTGCACCCGCTCGACCTGCGGGTCGATCAGCTGGATGGGCACCTCGACGGCGTCCTGCACGAAGTCGTTTACACCCACAATGATGCGGTTTTTCGTCTCGACTTCGCGCTGGTAGCGGTACGCGGCTTCGGCCATTTCCAGCTGGAAGAACCCGCTGTCGATGCCGGCCTCCACGCCGCCCATCGCGCGGATCTGCTCGATGTACCCCATGGCGGCCGCCTCGATGTCGTTCGTGAGTTTCTCGACGTAGTAACTGCCGGCCAGGGGGTCCACGACGCCCGCCACGCCGGTCTCGTACGCGATGATCTGCTGGGTGCGCAGGGCGATGGTGGCGGCTTCCTCGGTCGGGAGGGCCAGCGCCTCGTCGAAGGCGTCGGTGTGCAGGCTCTGAGTGCCGCCCAGCACGGCGGCCAGCGCCTGAATGGCGACCCGCGCGATGTTGTTCAGGGGTTGCTGGGCGGGCAGGCTGACCCCGGCGGTCTGCGAGTGGGTGCGCAGCATCCAGCTTTTCGGGTTCTTCGCGCCGTAGTGGTGGCGCATCTGCCGCGCCCAGATGCGGCGCGCGGCGCGCAGCTTGGCGATTTCCTCGAAGAAGTCGTTGTGGATGTCCCAGAAGAAGCTGATGCGCGGTGCGAACTCGTCGATGTCCAGGCCGCGTTCCATGGCTTTCTCCACGTAGTGGAAGCCGTCGGCGAGCGTGAAGGCGAGTTCCTGCACGCCGGTCGCGCCCGCCTCGCGGATGTGGTACCCGGACACGCTGATGAAGTTCCATTTCGGGACGGTCCGGGGGCCCCACTCGAAGGTGTCGATGACCAGTTTCACGCTGGGGGCGGGCGGGTAGATGAATTCCTTCTGCGCGATGAATTCCTTCAGGATGTCGTTCTGGAGGGTGCCGCCCACCTGCCCGAGGTCCTTGCCCTGCTTCTGCGCGTTGGCGATGTACATGGCCCAGATGGCGTTGGCGGGGCTGTTGATGGTCATGGAGGTCGTGACCTGCGTGGGGTCGATGCCCTGGAACAGGATTTCCATGTCCGCGAGACTGCTGACGGCCACGCCGCACTTGCCGACCTCGCCCCGGCTGAAGGGGTGGTCGCTGTCGTAGCCCATCAGGGTGGGCAGGTCGAAGGCCGTGCTGAGGCCGGTCTGCCCGGCGCGCAGCAGCGCGTGAAAGCGTTCGTTGGTCTGTTCGGCGCTGCCGAAGCCCGCGAACATGCGCATGGTCCAGAGTTTGCCCCGGTACACGCTGGGCTGCACGCCGCGCGTGTACGGGTACTCGCCGGGGTAGCCCAGGTCCCGTTCGGCGTCCCAGTCCTTCAGGTCGTCGGCCGTGTAGATGGGTTCGGGCTCCATGTCCGATAGGTTCTTGAAGTTGTACTTGCGTTCCGGGAATTTCTGCGTGGCAGGGGCGTAGACGCTCTGCATCCACTCGTTCTTGCTTTTCATGGGGGGACCTCCGGGGGGCGGGGGAGAGGCTGGAACAAACGCTCGTTAGGTAGCCTTCAGGATAGCAGGCGTCCACCCACCCGACCTGCACGCGGCCGCCCCACCCATATGAGGCAGCGCGGACATCCGCCCGGCGCTACCGTGTCCGGCAGTGACGACTCCTGCTCCCCTGCCCAGCGCTGCCGACCTGCCCAGTGCCGCCGAACTGGCCGCCTTCACCCTCGCCGCACAGCACCCGGCCACGCACGGCTGGACCGACCCGGCCACCCGCCTGCGCCACCTGGCCGAAGACCACGAATTCGACCTGCAACTCGCCACCGACCTGGACCTCGCCGCGCAGCGCG includes:
- the miaA gene encoding tRNA (adenosine(37)-N6)-dimethylallyltransferase MiaA, giving the protein MSFVPVLTAPTASGKSALALALALEFPLEIISADAFTVYRGLDIGTAKPSPAERNAVPHHLLDVVDVTGAFDVAQFVTLAEDAIAGVLARGRTPLVVGGTGFYLAALTRGLPLTPPGDSAVREQVEADLSARGLDALLVDIQALNPAEAARMERNPRRVVRALEIHRLTGRFPGEFGRRAPRFQYEVTAFTRPPAELEARMHARVQGMFAQGWAQEAAWLAAQISPEGTPRPTVWQALGYREALAVARGHLSVEAAAAQVALATRQYAKRQLTFTRTQLNAPALSPDEAARHLRYRLAH
- the glgC gene encoding glucose-1-phosphate adenylyltransferase, translating into MKPRVLGMILAGGQGSRLAPLTQKRSKPAVPFGSKYRIIDFAINNFINSGVFSVYVLTQYKAQSLTEHIQRGWRFGTFLSDYFITLVPAQMYRIEELGPVWYRGTADAVYQNMHLIDNYDADYVAIFSGDHIYKMNVEHMLQRHIETRADVTIAAYPMPQDQAHQFGVMHIDPNWRVTDFLEKPKDPPSIPGQPGTSLTSMGNYIFSRRALEELLETNMGGGESGFDFGGDVIPRALNDGYNVMAYDFHRNPIPGQAGPNTYWRDVGTLDAYYEANMDLVSINPEFDIYNPEWTLRTSSEFSPPAKFVHESDGRKGQAFNTIMAGGAIISGGTVRDSILARNVRTHSYSLVESSVLFEDVEVGRHAHLRRCIVDKNVTIPPGTKIGLDVDEDRARGFIVTDNGVVVVPKGYTF
- a CDS encoding methylmalonyl-CoA mutase family protein translates to MKSKNEWMQSVYAPATQKFPERKYNFKNLSDMEPEPIYTADDLKDWDAERDLGYPGEYPYTRGVQPSVYRGKLWTMRMFAGFGSAEQTNERFHALLRAGQTGLSTAFDLPTLMGYDSDHPFSRGEVGKCGVAVSSLADMEILFQGIDPTQVTTSMTINSPANAIWAMYIANAQKQGKDLGQVGGTLQNDILKEFIAQKEFIYPPAPSVKLVIDTFEWGPRTVPKWNFISVSGYHIREAGATGVQELAFTLADGFHYVEKAMERGLDIDEFAPRISFFWDIHNDFFEEIAKLRAARRIWARQMRHHYGAKNPKSWMLRTHSQTAGVSLPAQQPLNNIARVAIQALAAVLGGTQSLHTDAFDEALALPTEEAATIALRTQQIIAYETGVAGVVDPLAGSYYVEKLTNDIEAAAMGYIEQIRAMGGVEAGIDSGFFQLEMAEAAYRYQREVETKNRIIVGVNDFVQDAVEVPIQLIDPQVERVQEARLAQVRRERDPARVKAALDALHDTAITGANSMPAFLECAHAYVTLGEQMDILKTVYGEYVEPAIV